In Streptomyces sp. NBC_01707, a genomic segment contains:
- a CDS encoding DUF5825 family protein, protein MNRLPVAVPHRVIGRQVHVDVPLCLGGAARETAVAVQFLRECQSQRFRTHWEIAYEGRARDDDPLDTYEASYVRMLHHLPPPVQRADEPDELRDWRTSYAAFPAGMLYHRRGPDFITVMDRRERPASARFTLDHPDLLATFATVQEPTALGELDAVQREAVDLLAAERLALVADGWAVALPPRLHRWPVPCTGI, encoded by the coding sequence ATGAACAGGCTTCCCGTGGCCGTCCCCCACCGCGTGATCGGCCGACAGGTCCACGTGGACGTGCCGCTGTGCCTGGGCGGGGCGGCGCGTGAGACGGCGGTGGCGGTCCAGTTCCTGCGCGAGTGCCAGAGCCAACGGTTCCGTACGCACTGGGAGATCGCCTACGAAGGCCGGGCGCGAGACGACGACCCGCTTGACACGTATGAAGCCTCGTACGTGCGGATGCTGCACCACCTCCCACCACCCGTCCAACGAGCCGACGAACCAGATGAGTTGAGGGACTGGCGCACCTCGTACGCCGCCTTCCCCGCCGGCATGCTCTACCACCGCCGCGGCCCGGACTTCATCACCGTCATGGACCGCAGAGAGCGGCCCGCCTCGGCGAGGTTCACCCTCGACCACCCGGACCTGCTCGCCACCTTCGCCACGGTCCAGGAGCCTACGGCGCTCGGTGAACTCGACGCCGTGCAGCGGGAGGCCGTCGACCTGCTCGCGGCTGAGCGGCTCGCTCTCGTCGCCGACGGTTGGGCGGTGGCCCTGCCGCCGCGGCTGCACCGCTGGCCCGTTCCCTGCACGGGTATCTGA
- a CDS encoding RiPP maturation radical SAM C-methyltransferase, whose translation MRVQLVTMPWHPIDLPSLQVGLLHRLLRQVRPDDDVREFHGSLRWAEFLLERSDGRLRPGDYEAIGSDSIFDGLGDWVFSGVLYEDESWGVARLKEYAARRGLCIDTASDMRVHAAEFIAECATEVLAQEPDVVGFTSTFMQNVPSLALARELKRRRPGLTVVFGGSNCDGPMGHALHRNHPFVDHVVRGEGEYAFPALLRHLDAATPPADVPGLCWWEGQTDGRVSRANTESRRTVAPSDIPAPDYDQWQAALDASPVLEYVYPKLVVEGARGCWWGEKHHCTFCGLNGSSMTFRAKSGEQLWSEIDRLVRRHRILDVVTVDNIIDMAYFKDFLPLAAESGWDLRMHYEVKSNLNREQIALLGRAGAVLIQPGIESLSNRVLDLMDKGVSGARNVRTLRECENHALTVTWNYLYGFPGETVEDYAPVIDQLPALVHLQPPGGAHRIQLERFSPNFTDPGFGFGKRRPAEMYHHVYELPESELTDLVYLFATDDAGIGGETESRLKRAVAAWRDGHHGSSLVMEEAEPEDGVDVLLVHDRRHGWPRRTHRLTGWRAQALRRLEDGRTEPALHRLLTGDGHDIPAEGLCGWIQQAQATGLVFRDGRTYVSLPTWDVPDRIDPDPAPLPADRQDVAE comes from the coding sequence GTGCGCGTACAGCTGGTGACCATGCCGTGGCACCCGATCGATCTGCCCTCTCTTCAAGTGGGCTTGCTGCACCGGCTGTTGCGGCAGGTCCGCCCGGACGACGATGTGCGTGAGTTCCACGGCTCGCTGCGCTGGGCGGAGTTCCTCCTCGAGCGGTCCGACGGGCGGCTGCGCCCCGGTGACTACGAGGCGATCGGCAGCGATTCGATCTTCGACGGCCTCGGTGACTGGGTCTTCTCGGGTGTGCTGTACGAGGACGAGAGCTGGGGCGTCGCCCGGCTGAAGGAGTACGCCGCGCGTCGCGGCCTCTGTATCGACACCGCCTCCGACATGCGGGTCCACGCGGCCGAGTTCATCGCCGAGTGCGCGACGGAAGTGCTCGCCCAGGAACCGGACGTCGTCGGGTTCACCAGCACGTTCATGCAGAACGTGCCCTCGCTCGCGCTGGCCAGGGAGCTCAAGCGCCGCCGTCCGGGGCTCACCGTCGTCTTCGGCGGCAGCAACTGCGACGGCCCGATGGGGCACGCCCTGCACCGCAACCATCCCTTCGTCGACCACGTGGTGCGCGGCGAGGGCGAGTACGCCTTCCCGGCGCTCCTGCGTCACCTGGACGCCGCCACGCCACCCGCCGACGTACCGGGCCTGTGCTGGTGGGAAGGGCAGACGGACGGCCGGGTCTCGCGGGCGAACACCGAGTCCCGGCGCACCGTGGCGCCCTCCGACATCCCTGCGCCCGACTACGACCAGTGGCAGGCAGCCCTCGACGCATCCCCCGTCCTCGAATACGTCTACCCGAAGCTGGTGGTCGAGGGGGCACGCGGCTGCTGGTGGGGCGAGAAGCACCACTGCACCTTCTGCGGGCTCAACGGCTCCTCCATGACGTTCCGCGCCAAATCGGGCGAGCAGCTGTGGAGCGAGATCGACCGCCTCGTACGACGGCACCGCATCCTCGACGTCGTCACCGTCGACAACATCATCGACATGGCGTACTTCAAGGACTTCCTGCCCCTCGCCGCCGAGAGCGGCTGGGACCTGCGGATGCACTACGAGGTCAAGTCCAACCTCAACCGTGAACAGATCGCACTCCTCGGGCGGGCCGGAGCCGTGCTCATTCAGCCCGGCATCGAAAGCCTGAGCAACCGGGTCCTCGACCTCATGGACAAGGGCGTCAGCGGCGCCCGCAACGTCCGCACACTCCGTGAGTGCGAGAACCACGCGCTGACCGTCACCTGGAACTACCTGTACGGCTTCCCGGGCGAGACCGTCGAGGACTACGCCCCGGTCATCGACCAGTTGCCCGCGCTCGTCCACCTGCAGCCCCCGGGCGGCGCCCACCGCATCCAACTGGAGCGGTTCAGCCCGAACTTCACGGACCCGGGGTTCGGCTTCGGCAAGCGGCGCCCAGCCGAGATGTACCACCATGTCTACGAGCTGCCCGAGTCCGAACTCACCGACCTTGTCTACCTGTTCGCGACGGACGACGCGGGCATCGGCGGAGAGACCGAGAGCCGACTCAAGCGGGCCGTCGCGGCATGGCGCGACGGACACCACGGATCGAGCCTGGTGATGGAGGAAGCGGAGCCGGAGGACGGCGTGGACGTACTGCTCGTACACGACCGGCGCCACGGCTGGCCCCGCCGCACCCACCGGCTGACCGGCTGGCGGGCGCAGGCGCTGCGCCGCCTCGAGGACGGGCGGACGGAGCCCGCGCTGCACCGGCTGCTGACCGGAGACGGACACGACATCCCGGCCGAGGGGCTTTGCGGGTGGATCCAGCAGGCTCAGGCGACGGGGCTGGTGTTCCGCGACGGGCGGACGTACGTGTCCCTGCCCACGTGGGACGTGCCGGACCGGATCGACCCCGACCCGGCTCCGCTACCCGCGGACCGTCAGGATGTGGCCGAATGA
- a CDS encoding helix-turn-helix domain-containing protein, producing MDDFTAEPVLATGRVGRNDGVVRSAFALIRVLVQAQRPVGVTKLASAVGLPKTTAHRILEQLAREGVVKRRDHEWALGTGLGDLSQAPYRADLAGVAQLRMHALTRATGATLFLYVHSPGQPLNALSRSYGARTGSAVTAGEQRRAGENPASAVWRALELGQLAAEYGEAHPEVDCIATPMTVPAGDTAILTLAEPRGVNLEPFKRPLDRTIALILSDLRRLEP from the coding sequence ATGGACGACTTCACGGCGGAGCCCGTCCTGGCAACGGGACGCGTGGGCCGAAACGACGGCGTCGTGCGCAGTGCCTTCGCTCTCATACGGGTCCTCGTCCAGGCCCAGCGTCCGGTGGGCGTCACGAAGCTCGCGTCGGCGGTGGGCCTGCCCAAGACGACCGCACACAGGATTCTGGAACAGTTGGCCCGCGAGGGTGTCGTGAAACGCCGCGACCACGAATGGGCACTGGGAACAGGGCTGGGCGACCTGTCGCAGGCCCCCTACCGAGCCGACCTGGCAGGTGTGGCGCAACTGCGCATGCATGCCCTGACCCGCGCCACAGGGGCGACTCTCTTCCTGTACGTACATTCCCCAGGACAACCGCTCAACGCTCTCTCCCGGTCCTACGGGGCACGAACAGGCAGCGCCGTGACCGCCGGCGAGCAACGACGAGCCGGCGAGAATCCGGCTTCCGCCGTCTGGCGCGCTCTGGAACTCGGGCAACTGGCGGCCGAGTACGGGGAGGCGCACCCAGAGGTCGACTGCATCGCCACGCCCATGACCGTTCCCGCCGGTGACACCGCGATCCTCACCCTGGCCGAGCCCAGGGGCGTGAACCTGGAGCCCTTCAAACGCCCCCTGGACCGGACCATCGCTCTGATCCTTTCCGACCTGCGCCGCCTGGAACCCTGA